Proteins encoded in a region of the Flavobacteriaceae bacterium HL-DH10 genome:
- a CDS encoding FAD-dependent monooxygenase, which translates to MESINNVLIVGGGIGGQSVAIALRQIGINVDIVEIEPKFDVYGVGIIQQANALRALDELGVADEAMNRGCPYAQVKMCTPTGHQVAEVGTPPIGRFPSHNGISRRILHEVLFERSKALGTKYQMGLTVNEIKEKEDGVDVVFSDGNIGSYDILIGADGVNSKVRSLIFGDYKPNYVGLSVWRYAFKRPKDLDTGYMYFGKKSKLGLIPMTEDTIYMFVVSAEGADNPFIKEEQMIPMLKSYMQEYPVAMVQDLIDQVVDPKLVNYRPLETLSLPAPWYKGNAIIIGDGAHATLPQLGSGAALAIEDAVVLAEEIEKQDGTSAIFSRFMARRYERCKMVVESSERIGEWELMTFKGKQLPEGVNIGAEMGKTCMALTQPI; encoded by the coding sequence ATGGAATCAATAAATAATGTACTAATTGTAGGAGGCGGTATAGGTGGACAATCTGTAGCTATCGCGCTTAGACAAATAGGGATAAATGTAGATATAGTTGAAATCGAACCCAAGTTTGATGTATATGGCGTAGGTATCATTCAACAAGCAAATGCTTTAAGAGCACTAGATGAACTCGGTGTCGCAGATGAAGCTATGAATCGAGGATGCCCGTACGCCCAAGTAAAAATGTGTACGCCAACGGGTCATCAAGTTGCCGAAGTAGGAACACCTCCAATAGGTCGTTTTCCAAGTCATAATGGGATTTCAAGACGAATTTTACATGAAGTATTGTTTGAAAGAAGCAAAGCTTTGGGTACAAAATACCAAATGGGATTGACTGTTAATGAAATAAAAGAAAAGGAAGATGGTGTTGATGTGGTGTTTTCAGATGGAAACATTGGGAGTTATGATATACTGATTGGTGCCGATGGTGTAAACTCAAAAGTACGTAGTTTGATTTTTGGAGATTATAAACCAAATTATGTAGGACTTTCGGTATGGCGTTATGCTTTTAAAAGACCAAAAGATTTGGACACGGGCTACATGTATTTTGGAAAGAAAAGCAAGTTAGGTTTAATCCCAATGACCGAAGATACTATATACATGTTTGTGGTATCAGCAGAAGGTGCTGATAATCCTTTTATAAAAGAAGAACAGATGATACCTATGCTAAAATCGTACATGCAAGAATATCCAGTTGCTATGGTTCAAGATTTAATAGATCAAGTAGTTGATCCTAAATTGGTTAATTATCGCCCTTTAGAAACTTTAAGTTTACCAGCACCTTGGTATAAAGGAAATGCTATAATTATTGGCGATGGGGCACATGCAACTTTACCTCAGTTGGGGTCTGGGGCAGCATTAGCTATTGAAGATGCTGTGGTATTGGCAGAAGAAATTGAAAAGCAAGATGGCACTTCTGCCATATTTTCAAGATTTATGGCACGCAGATATGAACGATGTAAAATGGTTGTTGAAAGCTCAGAGCGCATAGGGGAATGGGAGTTAATGACTTTTAAAGGAAAACAATTACCTGAAGGTGTAAATATAGGTGCTGAAATGGGAAAAACATGTATGGCACTTACCCAACCAATTTAA